TTTGTTTCTTTCATTAGTTGCAGAGCTCTCTGGTTTAAGTTCATCAACAGCAATGGAAGGCAAAACAATGATTCTCAAGACTTGGGATAAACAAGAATTCGAAGTGGATGAAAGTGTGATAATGCAATCCGGATACCTTAAAGACTTCATACAAAACTACGAGAATGATAACAGATTTTGGGAAACAACATCAATTGTAAGTGTACCCATGTATGGCATCTCTGCCAGATTATTGGAGAAGTTGCTAAGTTTCTGTAATTATCATGCCACTACCAAATCCAACAACACAACTCAGGAGGCTGTGAATGATTGGGAAAAGTCATTTATTGATGAACTTAAAGGGGATATGCCAACTTTATTCTGTCTTCTCAAGGTTTCTCATTACCTAGAAGTGAATCATCTTTATTGTCTATTATGTCAAACTGTTGCTGACTTGCTTGCAGAATGTGAAAGCACCAATGACGTCAAGCGAATAACCACCATACCCAATGTTACAGAAGAGATCGGTCAGTTATTCCCCGTTGTAATTGCACCAATGGAAATTTTACTCTAAACACAGATTTATATATTTCATGTTAATGTTTCGATTGTGTTCTTTCCTGCAAATGTTCACTTCagttatgttttttattttgtattatcttGTTGCATGAACTCTAGTTTTTTAGTATCATTTCTATTAGATTGTTGTTTATTTGAATAAAAGTTCTTATCTATTTATTTTCAATTCTGCTGTTTACATAGAATGTAAACCAGACCTTTACTTGCTCAATACGTATTTCACTGTATAGCAATATTTTGTAAATTGCATCAGAGCCAACCAGATAGATGAAGAATTGACATACTAACACAGGCATTGCTAATTCTATTAGTCTAGTCCCTAACTATGGAAATCGGCTCgggatataaaaaaattaaaacaaatctggttatgtttgtaaatttaatgttttacatattagtttatttatttttctttttcttaggtttatgcaatatttttttttaggatcaatgacattattcattttaaactagtatatctatatttaaaaaatataagtaaAATATGGGGAGAGAgaatcttataatagaagagaatcatctataaaataaatgtttttcAAAAAGATGTGcatctagttggagacaagtgaCAAGGGTTCAAGGATAAAAAATAAAGTTTGAAATATACATTTTCTCCTAAAAGTTTAAGaggtaaataaattaatataatttaaaatcaaaatataaatgaatctaaagaTGATAGAGGTGAACTTATAAGTCATTTGTGCAAATGTTTCATAAAGCTTTTGCTTCAAATTCAATAGAGTCATGCCATCAACACAAGTCCACATCATTAATCATTTCATATATCCAAGGCCAGCATAAAGCTTTTCTTTTTTGATATTCTTATTTCCTTCAATTTAGAATTCATTGGTGCACATGTTCCATAAAGGTTTTGCTTCCATTTCAACAAGTTGTGGGATTTTCAAGTAGCTCTACAAAGTTTTTAATCTCATGAAATCAACACAAGTCCACATCATTGATCATTTCATAGATCCACAACTAGCACAATTGTAATAAGTTGTTAGTTTGATACATATTATTTATTGCATCATTGGTAAAAAGTTAATGCATTGTCTTAAGAGGGCCCCATAATCTCAAAGTTTATTGAAAAATATTATAAGGTAAGGGAATcgttgatcacatatgaaag
The nucleotide sequence above comes from Cryptomeria japonica chromosome 11, Sugi_1.0, whole genome shotgun sequence. Encoded proteins:
- the LOC131069632 gene encoding SKP1-like protein 7 yields the protein MRALFLSLVAELSGLSSSTAMEGKTMILKTWDKQEFEVDESVIMQSGYLKDFIQNYENDNRFWETTSIVSVPMYGISARLLEKLLSFCNYHATTKSNNTTQEAVNDWEKSFIDELKGDMPTLFCLLKVSHYLEVNHLYCLLCQTVADLLAECESTNDVKRITTIPNVTEEIGQLFPVVIAPMEILL